One Companilactobacillus heilongjiangensis genomic window, CTTATCAATGTTAGATGTGTAACCAGAAACGGCATCTTCAGAAACCGTATAGGTCGAAGCCTTGTCGAGTCCTGTGAAGTTGTGGGCCCAGTTGTTGTCTGCGTTTAGAGCAGATGAGTCAACTTCTTTACCATCTTTGAAGAGGTGAATAGTAACTTGACTAGGGCGAAGATTATCTTTGTTGTTACTATCGCTCCATGTCTTAGTTACATTCAAGTTAGTTTTGTCATCAGTTGTGGTTGTTGTTGAAGGTGTGTGGGTATTGGTAATCTTTACGTCAGCTGGATCAGTTTGATTAATGTTAGTTGTGTAGTTATCAACATCATCTTCAGTAACATGATATTTCGTAGACTTATCAAGTCCAGTGAATTCGTGGGTCCAGTTGTTGTCCGAATTGAGGACTGTTGAATCAACGTTGGTATCGTCAGCATTTAATAAATTAACTGTTACTGATGAAGGACGAAGCTTGTCTTGATTATTATTATCGCTCCATATTTTAGTGACCTTCACGTTAGTTGTTGTGTCACCAGTGTTGCCACCAGGTGTTTTGTCTAACGTATTGGTGATTGTTGTGACAGTATCATCTGTATTATCGACAATCTTTTTGTCATAATCATTAACATTATCTTCATCAGCTGAGTATTGAATAGCTTTGCCATCAGCGTCATTCTTAGCTAAACCAGTCCATGTATAAGACCATTTACCATTAGTATCAGGTTTGATAGTTACAGGGTCGCCGGTTTTTGTACCATTGGCTGTTAAGTACACCGTGATAGAACTAGGACGTTTGGAACTATCATTATCAGACCAAATCTTGTTGACGGTAAAGTCGCGTGTATCGTCGGTTGGTGTGGTTGTTGATTTATATGTATTGGTGATGGTTTCTTTTGTTTTATCAATTTCAGATGACATGGTATATCCATCAGGTACGGTTACTTCTTGGGCCGAGTAAGTTATTTCATTGCCGTCAGCATCATATTTTGGTAACTGGTTAGTTTCGCTTGCGGTATTGTTTGGATCATTGGCGCCAAATTTATATGTCCAGTTATTATCAGAATTCAAGGTAACTGGATCGCCTAGTGGTTGGTCACCTTGTTTATTGTCATTTTGATATAGTTGAATTTGAACAGAAGCAGGGTTGGTAACATTTTTATTGCCGCCGTCGTCCCAAACTTTGTTTACTGTTAAGCTTGTCGCAAGTGTATTAGTAATGGTTTTATCAAACTTGTTACCATTATTTGTTGTCTGAGTGGCAATATAACCTTTGGGTGCAGACCAAGTAAAAACATCTTTACCATCGTTATCTATATAACCGATTTCTGAAACAGTCCAATTGGCATTTGATGGTAAATTCTCCAAAGTATAGGTCCAATTATTGTCGGCACTCAAAGCGAAGACGTTATTTTTAGGGGCGCCATCACCATAAATACCGGTAAGAACAGGATTATGTTGATCTGCATTATTACCATCGTTCCAAACCTTAGTAACCTTCATTTTGGATAAAACGTTAGTAATATCATAATTGGTTGGATCAGTAATAGATGTGAAACCAGTAACAGGAGTCTCTTGAACGGTATAGTTGTAAGCATTACCATCATTATCATATTTAGGTAAGTTATTGAAAACATATGACCAATTGGTATCAGCTTTAATTGTTTTTGAAGCATAGGGTGTTGCTGAATTACCATTTTGAATCAAATTGATTGTGACAGAATCAGGTAACTGGGTCCCAGCAGGAACATTCCAAATCTTGTG contains:
- a CDS encoding Cna B-type domain-containing protein, which codes for MTSSVNIINAADSSTPETTSVTNQTNSDQNTDATQTTAKDWGSQLITKVQLQNAKGKPQNTFDPYDTIRAYWEFATPKGGVNEGGVNEGDTITVTVPKELVITSDVTAPQPVTEIPGGKQIGTATLNKTNRTVTIKFNNYAANKSKTDTVTGSFFVSTSWNLNLVQEHQNVPIDWNVSGTATNNSDSTGSASVGQASVTDPNEILYKYGSYIENGDIIQWTVRVNYKGEKIPDAIYRDTLGKNQTLLNDADHPITVNSATADHTTGNITNDAVNKFADINATTTEDGFDVNLGTIDQTAIITYYTKIDNLAEKSTSYSNTGDLLSNKDELQNITINQPNTTLGSDAHDGDQVTSIMGHKIWNVPAGTQLPDSVTINLIQNGNSATPYASKTIKADTNWSYVFNNLPKYDNDGNAYNYTVQETPVTGFTSITDPTNYDITNVLSKMKVTKVWNDGNNADQHNPVLTGIYGDGAPKNNVFALSADNNWTYTLENLPSNANWTVSEIGYIDNDGKDVFTWSAPKGYIATQTTNNGNKFDKTITNTLATSLTVNKVWDDGGNKNVTNPASVQIQLYQNDNKQGDQPLGDPVTLNSDNNWTYKFGANDPNNTASETNQLPKYDADGNEITYSAQEVTVPDGYTMSSEIDKTKETITNTYKSTTTPTDDTRDFTVNKIWSDNDSSKRPSSITVYLTANGTKTGDPVTIKPDTNGKWSYTWTGLAKNDADGKAIQYSADEDNVNDYDKKIVDNTDDTVTTITNTLDKTPGGNTGDTTTNVKVTKIWSDNNNQDKLRPSSVTVNLLNADDTNVDSTVLNSDNNWTHEFTGLDKSTKYHVTEDDVDNYTTNINQTDPADVKITNTHTPSTTTTTDDKTNLNVTKTWSDSNNKDNLRPSQVTIHLFKDGKEVDSSALNADNNWAHNFTGLDKASTYTVSEDAVSGYTSNIDKTSATNVKITNTHTPSTTTTKDDKTNLTVNKLWNDSNNKDNLRPSQVTVHLLKNGSVIGQAVQLSSLNAWSYTWNNLDKNGNYSVQEDAVSGYTAAQSTNNNVITITNTHTPKTPGNPDNPDNPGTPFTPDNPGGNNGNNGSNGGTGDQINTDNGGGGSDTTTDFTPNNPMVPSVPYQRTNTSNSLLPQTGSKDANILYSILGVLILGFISICELKRKRA